One genomic region from Pongo abelii isolate AG06213 chromosome 4, NHGRI_mPonAbe1-v2.0_pri, whole genome shotgun sequence encodes:
- the SLC9A3 gene encoding sodium/hydrogen exchanger 3, which translates to MGLGGQGGPQEGGASGLWSWVTLRRFVPPAVLGAHSCGPTSSPAFGAIRVLGFGHANGIPQAADPIDSQEMASMAACLGLSGLSLFQPMWFHLSHKVTSVVPESALLIVLGLVLGGIVWAADHIASFTLTPTVFFFYLLPPIVLDAGYFMPNRLFFGNLGTILLYAVVGTVWNAATTGLSLYGVFLSGLMGDLKIGLLDFLLFGSLIAAVDPVAVLAVFEEVHVNEVLFIIVFGESLLNDAVTVVLYNVFESFVALGGDNVTGVDCVKGIVSFFVVSLGGTLVGVVFAFLLSLVTRFTKHVRIIEPGFVFIISYLSYLTSEMLSLSAILAITFCGICCQKYVKANISEQSATTVRYTMKMLASSAETIIFMFLGISAVNPFIWTWNTAFVLLTLVFISVYRAIGVVLQTWLLNRYRMVQLEPIDQVVLSYGGLRGAVAFALVVLLDADKVKEKNLFVSTTIIVVFFTVIFQGLTIKPLVQWLKVKRSEHREPRLNEKLHGRAFDHILSAIEDISGQIGHNYLRDKWSHFDRKFLSRVLMRRSAQKSRDRILNVFHELNLKDAISYVAEGERRGSLAFIRSPSTDNVVNVDFTPRASAVEASVSYLLRENVSAVCLDMQSLEQRRRSIRDVEDMVTHHTLQQYLYKPRQEYKHLYSRHELTPTEDEKQDREIFHRTMRKRLESFKSTKLGLNQNKKAAKLYKRERAQKRRNSSIPNGKLPMESPVQNFTIKEKDLELSDTEEPPNYDEEMSGGIEFLASVTKDTTSDSPAGIDNPVFSPDEALDRSLLTRLPPWLSPGETVVPSQRARTQIPYSPGTFRRLMPFRLSSKSVDSFLQADGPEERPPATLPESTHM; encoded by the exons GTTTGTGCCTCCAGCAGTGCTGGGTGCGCACTCCTGTGGCCCCACATCCTCGCCAGCCTTCGGTGCCATCCGTGTCCTGGGTTTCGGCCACGCTAACGG GATTCCCCAGGCAGCTGACCCCATCGACTCACAGGAGATGGCATCCATGgccgcctgcctgggcctttcCGGGCTGAGTCTGTTCCAGCCCATGT gGTTCCACCTGTCCCACAAGGTCACCAGCGTGGTTCCCGAGAGCGCCCTGCTCATTGTGCTGGGCCTGGTGCTGGGCGGCATCGTCTGGGCAGCCGACCACATCGCGTCCTTCACACTGACGCCCACCGTCTTCTTCTTCTACCTGCTGCCCCCCATCGTGCTGGACGCCGGCTACTTCATGCCTAACCGCCTCTTCTTCGGCAACCTGGGGACCATCCTGTTGTACGCTGTCGTGGGCACTGTGTGGAACGCGGCCACCACCGGCCTGTCCCTCTACGGCGTCTTCCTCAGTGGGCTCATGG GCGACCTGAAGATCGGGCTGCTGGACTTCCTCCTGTTCGGCAGCCTCATTGCTGCTGTGGACCCAGTGGCCGTCCTGGCCGTGTTTGAGGAGGTCCACGTCAACGAGGTCCTGTTCATCATCGTCTTCGGGGAGTCGCTGCTGAACGACGCAGTCACTGTG GTCCTGTACAATGTGTTTGAATCTTTCGTGGCGCTGGGAGGTGACAACGTGACCGGCGTGGACTGCGTGAAAGGCATAG TGTCCTTCTTCGTGGTGAGCCTGGGGGGCACGCTGGTGGGGGTGGTCTTCGCCTTCCTGCTGTCGCTGGTGACGCGCTTCACCAAGCACGTGCGTATCATCGAGCCCGGCTTCGTGTTCATCATCTCCTACCTGTCCTACCTGACGTCCGAGATGCTGTCGCTGTCGGCCATCCTTGC CATCACCTTCTGTGGCATCTGCTGTCAGAAGTACGTGAAGGCCAACATCTCGGAGCAGTCGGCCACCACTGTGCGCTATACCATGAAGATGCTGGCCAGCAGCGCCGAGACCATCATCTTCATGTTCCTGGGGATCTCGGCCGTGAACCCGTTCATCTGGACCTGGAACACGGCCTTCGTGCTCCTGACGCTGGTCTTCATCTCCGTGTACCGGGCCATTG GTGTGGTCTTGCAGACCTGGCTCCTGAACCGCTACCGCATGGTGCAGCTGGAGCCCATTGACCAGGTGGTCCTGTCCTACGGGGGCCTGCGCGGGGCGGTGGCCTTTGCCCTGGTGGTGCTTCTGGACGCAGACAAGGTCAAGGAGAAGAACCTGTTCGTCAGCACCACCATCATCGTAGTGTTCTTCACCGTCATCTTCCAG GGCCTGACCATCAAGCCCCTGGTGCAGTGGCTGAAGGTGAAGAGGAGTGAGCACCGGGAACCTCGGCTCAACGAGAAGCTGCACGGCCGC GCTTTCGACCACATCCTCTCGGCCATCGAGGACATATCCGGACAGATCGGGCACAATTATCTCAGAGACAA GTGGTCCCACTTCGACAGGAAGTTCCTCAGCAGGGTCCTCATGAGACGGTCGGCCCAGAAGTCTCGAGACCGGATCCTGAATGTCTTCCACGAGCTGAACCTGAAGGATGCCATCAGCTACGTGGCTGAG GGAGAGCGCCGCGGGTCCCTGGCCTTCATCCGCTCCCCCAGCACCGACAACGTGGTCAACGTGGACTTCACGCCACGAGCATCCGCCGTGGAGGCCTCTGTCTCCTACCTCCT GAGAGAAAATGTCAGCGCTGTCTGCCTGGACATGCAGTCTCTGGAGCAGCGACGGCGGAGCATCCGGGACGTGGAGGACATGGTCACACACCACACGCTGCAGCAGTACCTGTACAAGCCGCGGCAGGAG TACAAGCATCTGTACAGCCGACACGAGCTCACGCCCACCGAGGATGAGAAGCAGGACCGGGAAATCTTCCACAGGACCATGCGGAAGCGCCTGGAGTCCTTCAAGTCGACCAAGCTGGGGCTCAACCAGAACAAGAAAGCGGCCAAGCTGTACAAGCGGGAGCGTGCCCAGAAGCGG AGAAACAGCAGCATCCCCAATGGGAAGCTGCCCATGGAGAGCCCCGTGCAGAATTTCACCATCAAGGAGAAAG ACTTGGAACTTTCAGACACCGAGGAGCCCCCCAACTATGATGAGGAGATGAGTGGGGGAATCGAGTTCCTGGCCAGTGTCACCAAGGACACAACGTCCGACTCCCCTGCAg GAATTGACAACCCTGTGTTTTCTCCGGACGAGGCCCTGGACCGCAGCCTCCTGACCAGGCTGCCGCCCTGGCTGTCTCCCGGGGAGACGGTGGTCCCCTCGCAGAGGGCCCGCACGCAGATTCCCTACTCTCCCGGCACCTTCCGCCGCCTGATGCCCTTCCGCCTCAGCAGCAAGTCCGTGGACTCCTTCCTGCAGGCAGACGGCCCCGAGGAGCGGCCCCCCGCCACCCTCCCCGAGTCCACACACATGTAA